The genome window cccgtcgccgcgcgtgcgcagacggagtacctcctcaacgacgcacgacgatcttcgtcttttattactcattatttcgtcgtcttacgatatatatatatatatatatatatatatatatataatatatatatatatatatatatatgtgtgtgtgtgtgtgtgtgtgtgtgtgtgtgtgtgtgtgtgtgtgtgtgtgtgtataaattaatgtatagatacatgtataatatatatgtgtgatatatatgcaatatatatatatatatatatatataattatatatatatatatatatatatatatatgatacaaatatatatgatgtaaatatataaatatacataatataaatataatagacagtatatatgatatagatataatgaataatatgtaactatatatgtgtatatatatatatatatacacatatttatgtatatatatgtatatatacatatatgtatataatacatttatatatatatacatatatatatatatatatatatatatatatatcagccatcAGCCACAAACAAGTCTGTCCATCAATTTGTCCAGCAGATGGAGTGTCGTGCTGGCCTGCACTGAAGCCAGCGAGGCCTCTGAGTTCCCCTCAGACGTCCTCCAtgaccgagatgggagcacaagctgaaccagtCGAAACAGCTGCTGCTCCCATGACCAAAGTCCAAAACCGGAAGGGCGGACGGAAACGACCGAGGCCGGAGACCCCCAGGACATTTCCCACAGTtcaaggttccctctaaacctgaaggcttcgtcaatgcctaccaactggtcagagcattggagatgcaaaGAAAAATCCGGATGTCGATCCGGGTGCCGTgaccagggcatgattattgtgtccaaagaccaagctaccctgaaaatcctgcaggaaacgaaggagcttaaagatgggaggaaaatgtgtctctcaccactgatcccgacgataggagagtcaagatggtgctacttggcttctcagtttcgtatgatgtggatctgatcacatcacacccacaggtcgtggaggattcccgaatgtcgaaagggaagaccccAACTAAGCAAGTGCTGGTGACACTGATaggagccccaaccactacccttgatctatGTAAGTGGGGCACCTACAACTTAAGAACATATGTGCCTGGGCCACTTCGGTGCTTTAAGTGCCAAAAATACCGGCACCACCAGGCTAGTTGCatagccaagcctaaatgtggtgtctgcagcaaggcacacaacaccaaggtgtgccttaaggcatacaaggaagaacaaagggacacaacagccaaatgtgccaagaagcatcatgcctggagcctggttTGCTCTGTCAGGAAGGAGGCGGCCCTCGGGCGACAAGAGGTCGCTAAAAAGCTATGTttggggacagaacaaaagagtAAAAgcttcccgacctcctaagatgAAGGAAGCtgctccccagccgacaccggatatctccaataaaaaggagtttccagctgtgcaaaaagtgcagaaaaagaaccacaggaatagaggttcaaagagcactacaaaacCTACCCAAGAGACGACactctcctctttgatgaggaagatataatTCTCCTGTTGACTACTGTAGTCACTGtagtagcaacagctttggggaggtcgagtgaggaggcagagaaggcagtcacggtcgccatgacggcaatgacccagactgttgcaatcctgaagggaaggaagctggagagagccaaaccagccccaccctcaccccaggacgagactccctctccactccaacccaggccatgccctcacaggcagaagaaaaccaggctgaatctgtgcaggcagtgccagaacatgctgaccttacccaggtaaagccagcaaagaagataaacaaacagacaatgccTGAAGTCAAAGCCAAATtaactaaagtcagagctaccaaaggctctccacctcccagtggatcCAGGAATAGCCTGACAATcagcccaaaaacagatgaagatccctcaatcaaTGAGGACTTCTCAACACCTCTCAATCTGAATATGACGCCATCTCTcatgtaactaacaccaagtaacatcatgacacacaacctaagcatactacagtggaccATCAATGGCTTCTACTCAAGGAATGCCAACCTTCACACAATAGGGTGATAGGgagcattgacattgtcatgttCTAGGAGAAATTAACAGTAGAGACTATTCACTGTTCATGTCTGCATGCTGCCACACACAACTggcaaaagaggcttgatcaccctggtcagagcaacaatcccctgctccgcaatagccgatgcaccgcactgcggagatgttgaatctcttgctgttgagattcacctggcagGTCATTcggtagaagcttagacatcagccagatctgtgctactgcagcacctgaccgagtgatcataggggggaCTTCATTGCACACCACCCCAgcctggctccctgcagggcactggatgtggctggctatcacatagccaatgtgGTTGagacatgtcagaggaggggtcctagacctcaccttggccattGCAGCTCTGGTGGGAGAATCAGCTgatgtgtcgatgagactgtcacaattGACCATTATGGCAATTTAACTACTCTCATGGATGCTGCCCAGCTGTCCGAGatgcagcctcactgaccatacctaaaactcggcctgggttcaGGAGTCACAAAAACGCCTAGAACTTTAATGACgagtaaagagagaggtaaagtacTCGAAAACCTAGCCCCTCTAAGGGAGGCTATCAgtgatgccaaggaaactgccaacaaagtcaggcaggaaaagtggctggaatggtgtaaGTCTTTCggccaccaaaccacccttacagagtTATGACAATGGGTCATGACCCAtcatgaccctcaatcagaggcaaacagactggtgcacgagttctctgtgagaacaagaagcaacagtctgccagccgaactgagggcaagacaagaattcctacaaccagacagacttgctcatatcagagaaaggtcAGTCAAATccaataactcagatgttatcttttctgagggaactaagaaaaacctacaaaaacagCTCTGACACagccccgggttctgatgggatctcgcACCACATCATTCCCCACCTATGACTAGCAGGtaagcttgcactcttgcaactcatcaacaagtccgaGAAAACTTctactctaccccagagctggaaaagggctaccatagttcccatcccaaaaccaaagggaagtaccgccccaacTCTCTCCTCAGCTGTTTGGCCAAGATGGCCGAGAAGATGGTgctaaaccgactccaatggaaaatgggaaccCCACATGAATACCTCCATGGGtacacaaggggcatgagcacagcacacagcatagccacgttTTTAAGCACAATCTGTgatagtattcctagacctggagaaggctttcgAATTAACACATccccttgccattcaggagaccctgatccagaagggaatcaaaggaaaggaacagaacagccagagtcagattccaaggtcacttATCACAGTaaatgccactagaaaatggaacaccacagggtaggattctcagtccagccctattaaacaccctaatgtcctatatcctcaacatacacctcccagtggggtgcaagatcatgtcctatgcagacgatctggcaatcacctccactggaccatactgcctaagtaaagcccagcattgtctggaccttgtatctgaggagtgttgtagaacaggactaaagatctctgcagccaaatcaaaagtcatggctctgagacacaatgttcaaggcacaggtctgaaaatccagggaatggacttggaatgggtccagaacttccaataccttgggttAAGGATTAATCGGTCCCTcttcttccagaaggaggtccagtacctggttgaccaaaccaaagtaagactgtctgtcatgagagcaataacTGGGAGGCACATAGGAGCCAAACACAAAGTACTATGTACATaccgtccggcccattgtggactatgcctctgcCGTTCTGATtgtcacaaagaaaaaatataaagacaaattggagacagttcaaaatgaagctgtcaggatcattctgggtgccccaaggtggacgaaggtccccAACCTTGGGgcgactcacgaatcgatctaatggcagcacaattccttccgtaggtcatccaggctcccaagAACACATGTCAAAGACAAAAAATAGCCAGACGtctagaacaagacaacgagctctttacaaacaactcctggctgcctcacacagccagggtgttgatacgctatcagctcaaagaacagctacttgccaagggcatggactcccccccccccccccaccctgaggttatcgaagccccgccgtgggcacaaaccttgaaaGAGTTCTCTattatgagcctgtcaatgagaaTGAATCAATACCCCATACCtaatctaaaggcagaagccgagagggtcattgcagccatcactcctccgggtagaacatacttcacggatggattagtcgatatgtgtatatatatacatatgtatatataaatatatatatatatatatgtatttatatatgtatgaatatgtatatatatatacatatatatacatacatacacacacaatatatataaacatatatattacattcacatacataaatatatctatctatatatacatatatatatatgattaactcGTTGCAACAAGTCAAAGTGGGTGAACAGGGTGATTGTCACTTAATAAGCTTAACTattttgcatatgtgtatctgattatatatacatttcccctGCCGCTCATTTTTACCCGTGGGAATATGACAGACATATCGTGATGTCATCTAGTACGCTGGGAAGAAGTATATAAATCGTAAGCCTACTTCCCTCGTGACAGTCCACTCAATGAGCTAAAGACGTAAAGGGGAAAATCAGCAGTCCATGATGCGGCATTTACTATTTCTGGTGTTAGCGGCTGCTCTGTCCTCCAACATTGCTTACGAGTTGACCGATGAATGCTTGGCTTGCATGTGCTTCGTGAGTAACCTGGGCTTGGCCTTTCATTTATAATCACGGCATATCTcctctattattgttttatcatcataatcataatcatcatttccaccaccatcatcatcttttttagtagtaatatcagtggTGCTGTTGTCGTTATGATTTCATCCTCAATATCATTAGCAAGAATATAACCATGTGGTGCTATAGTAGCGCACGTGACTGAGCACGGGGAGAGTCGATCATCCAGCGCGACTTTGAATCCTGGCCggggtctgaggttaggaaggcaTCTACTCGAGGAAAGACCTCTAATTCCCAAAACTCCTTCGAAAGAAGGCACTGTCCTACTCACTGCAATGGAGTTAGTGACGTAAAACCGACTCATCaaatttacaattattatataattaataccaCTTCAGtgatataattattcttactactaaCATGTTTATTATTTCAATCCTTAacgttattatgattacaattagaACCAATAGCATCAATACCATTACAGTTTGATAATCTTAAGGCTATATCACAATCCTTCATTGCAGTTGTTGCCAACATTTCCTCTGATTGCTCCACCTTCTCAGGTCTCCAGCAATGGCTGTAAGATGCCCGAGCCAGTGTGCCAGAACAACGGCTGGGGGGAGGTGTGCGGCCCCTGGGCGATCACCCTCTATTACTGGATGGACGGAGGATACCTAAATGGAGGTAAGGCGGCGTGCGTTTTTCTCCCCCTGTTTGCTGTGTTTTGTGTTCAGGCATTATATTTGATTCTGTGACTCATGAAGAaaagaggcagaaggaaacgAAAATATAGGAGATGAAATGAACCGCCTTAATTACCATGAATGTTGTTCATACGATTTTTCAAACGCCATTTAAACATGTAACAATGGATGATATCGAAAGTAGTAACAGACTCCTCAAGAATGGTATCTCATTATCAAGagcaaaattatattgataatattagtattaatgttaatactgataatggtaataataataataataataataatgatattagtaatagaatgataacaatactaccattcataataacaataataacaacaacaacaacaataataataataataataataataatgataaaaatgatgatgttaatactgagaatgatgatagtaatactgatggtaacaatgatgataatattgataatgataatactaataatgatgataataatggtaatgatgatgatgataataatggtaattatgataataataacaaagattataataacagatataatgatatttgataataatagatgcaatgacaatggtaataataatcatcatcattattatagtaatagtaataacaatgataatagtgaaacggttaatactgataatgatgaattatTGACAAATGTTAACAGAAGAAACGACGATGACAACAGTTAGAAACATATTGTTGCTACTTccagcatcatcattaatattgaagataataatagcatgataatgataatagtaattatgatgatgatagtaataacaataataataaggacgataacggcaacaacaacaacaacaataataataataataataataataacagtaataatagtgataataataatgataatcataataataatgataatcataatgataatcataatgataatgataatgataatgatgataatgataataatataataataaaagtaataatgataatagtattaataatgataatagtattaataatgataatagtattaataatgataatagtataataatgataataataatagcaataacaataacagtagtagcagtagcagtaataataataataataataataataataataataataataataataataataacactaatagcaatagagatgacaatgataatactgataatactgataatggtaatattaatgctgatgctaatgttcatacatgataatgatgaggatgatgataataataatgataataataatagtaataagaagaagaagaatgataataataataatgataataacagtaatagtaataataataatgatattagtaataacaatgataataataataacaatgataataataacaatgataataataatagtgataataacaatagtagtggtaatgataataataataataacaataataataacaataataataataatgataataataataatagcaataacagtaataacaatgataataacaatagtaatactaatgctaataatattaataataataataataacaatgataataactataacaatagtaataataataataataataataataataaaaataataataataacaatgataataataaaaataataataatgataatattgatgatactaataccactaataatagcaataacaataaacattataattattatcattatcattatcaatatcaatatcgttatcaatagcattatcagtaatgattatcctcctcctcatcatcataattttgtttccaagatctttatttttatttggtcATTTATTGTTCTTTCGTCCCTCGTCGCTTGTCACAGTGAAGCATCACTTCTCCTTCCAACTCTCACTCCATTCCAGACTTCTACACGTGCGTCGAGGACTGGGACTGCAACGAGGCGAGCGTCCGGGGTTACCTCGCCCGCTACGTGACCAGCCCGTATGCCGACTGCCAGTATTACGCCCGGACACACGCGGGCGGGCCGAGTGGGCCCAGTATGGACTTCACCCTCGATTACTGGTTCCAAGTGAAGGCATGCCTCGACTATTCCCTGTTCACGCCACCTTCCGCCTGAAACGATGCCAGAAAAGTTGTATAAAAACGCACAGTTATTCATATGTTGAGTTCACTTACCTCTTGCGACTGCTCAAATAGGACGCTCTGCAAAACTAATGTCATGTAACAGTATGTGTGATAAACTAAATGAAAGGCAAATTATGCATGAGATTACCGATTTCAACTTTTTCACGTGGTGTTTACCTGACTTTGAAATCCTTCAACTTTATTGTATTACATTAATGTCACGTCTCATTCGTCCAGTGTACAAAAGGAAACGATGAAGGCAATATATAACCTTAAGTATTCACATTTACTAATTTCATGTGATCTACAATCCCTTTTAAAACCCCACTGTAATCTCTTTCcatctacacaaacatacatacaaatatgcatacacatatatgtgtgtgtttatgtattcacacacacagatatatatatatatatatatatatatatatatatatatatatatatatatatatatatatatacatatatatataaatatatatatatatatatatatatatatatacacatacatatatatatatatatatacacacacatatataacaaccctccctgaccaggactcgaacctaggccactccgggtatgaaccggaggtccagtattaaaccaactataccacacgacccacaaaaggagtgtgcaactaggatctcactagctccattgacattacctatctactcattcatgagtaatgatagcaaggttttacacacactcctcctttcatatatatgaaagatgaaataatgcaatacagGGTTGAAATAGATATATTGCAATCCTCCCTGACTAggattcgaacctaggtcacacacacacacacacacacacacacacacacacacacatatatatatatatatatatatatatatatatatatgtatgtatatatatacatatgtatatatatatatatatgtgtgtgtgtgtgtgtgtgtgtgtgtgtgtgtgtataaatgtacatgtacacacattcatgtatgtgtatacatatatatacatatatatgtatatataattatttctatttacacacacacatatatgtataaacacacacacacacacatacacatacacatacacatacacatacacatacacacacacacacacacacacacacacacacatatatatgtatatatacaaatatatgcatatatacaaatatatgtatatatagatatataagtatatatagatatataagtaaaagtatattttctttcttttttccgtcttttcttcgttatatataaatatatgcacctgAATACAACAATTAAAAAGAGACTTgaaaactgtatacatatatgtacacatatatatagagagatagacagatgtatatatagatatatatcatatattatataagatatatatatattatataagatatatatatatataatatggatatatatgtagttatattggtatatatacatatatatgtaaatatatgtatatatatataaaacccaacaTAACTTAGCCTagtcttcatccttctcctctctctctctctctctctctctctctctctctctctctctctctctctctctctctctctctctctctcgccctctctctatctctctctctatgtccttgttctccctccctccctcccccccccctctctctctctctctctctctcgctctctctctctctctctctctctctctctctctctctctctctctctctctctctctctctgtctctcgttctccctctacgcgagagagagagagagagagagagagagagagagagagagagagagagagaggggggggagggaggtagagagagagaaagaaagatatatctctctctccccccccccccccctctctctctctctctctctctctctctctctctctctctctctctctctctgtctgtctgtctctcttcatctctctctctctctctctctctctctctctctctctctctctctctctctgtctgtctgtctctcttcatctctctctctctctctctctctctctctctctctctctctctctctctctgtctgtctgtctctcttcatctctctctctctctctctctctctctctctctctctctctctctctctctctctttctctctctgtctgtctgtctgcctgtctgtctgtccgtctgtctgtctctctctctctcactctctctctgtctctctctctctctctctctctctctctctctctctctctctctctctctctctctatctctctttctctctctttatatatatatatatatatatatatatatgtgtgtgtgtgtgtgtgtgtgtgtgtgtgtgtgtgtgtgtgtgtgtatgtgtgtatatatatatatatatatatatatatatatatatgtatctcactctctctctgtctgtctctttctctctctctctctctctctctctctctctctctctctctctctctctctctctctctctctctctctctctctctctctcattctctctttatctctctctccctctcgctctctctctctctctgtctgtctctcttcctctctctctgtgaggtgcCTGTTGTctctgctgtccaccaatatgtcagggttttggctgacggaaactcacggcctggtctcattctttattgttggtaTGGTGTCAGTAGTGTAGCGAATAgtcccggcaaggtgggggccctggagggtgaccccccaggaggaggccgcctccgaacgggagcgtgactcgggGAAGaatgattgtccgggtcaaggatGCTGGCAAAgatcaagagggatgtgggcgtggcttaggtcagtacggcggtggtgccacactattggtcacccctgctagttagagagcgtgacaatgaaggctcctGACCACTCTAAgatcgctcggcacacgcacccacccgtcgTCCTCGACGGGGTAGCAACTTGCTATGAACCTTCGTGCTGCTGGACCCATGTGGCTTCCTCCTGGATCGTGCTTACTGTCGTCGGCCGGTGCTTAGTGTGTCCTGGCAGGCTGCGTCCCTTCTTGCGTCGCTGCTCCGATATTTTCTGAAACAAGTATAATGAGGGCAGAGACTGGCATAGAGACAGGAGGGCCAacaaggggggggaggatgttgtGTGACAATAAGCTCCGTATGcaagatataatcaaatatattgcaGTGAGAATAATATTCAAGAATTTATATTGAATTTACAacttatagtcatatatatttttaaataatataactctcaagagacagacagaggaacatgcctagggaaacaattgcaacagttcgcaaggacttgcttgaattgcaattgtctcaggatagaCAGAGATGAGACCCTACAAGATATAAGCATTGGTCATAAcgataaggaaggaagagttgtCACGTCCGCAAGGAcaatcttgaacgacaaacttcctaAGAGATCAACAGTGTGCCATGCAATAGTACATAATGTACATCTGACTGTAAGAAATACGAATTAGTCTTTTACATCTCATAGAAATTGTCATCACGGACACCATCAGGAGTTCGAGGCAAACCGATAACGAAAATAGGTAATGCAGTCCTCATATTCGGTCGGGAGTGACTCATTACATCAATTATACTTGCTCACGACAACATGCGGCACGATAAAACGTAATGCAAGGCATTAATACAAGATAGGCGCAAAACTATACGGATGCAATTATTGTGCAATTAACGTGGCTTATACAAAGACGATGTGCGTATGTGGCTGCATGAGGCGAGTGGTGAATAGACGACTTGAGTGAGTAATGAGTTAGAGTTATGAAATGAGTAAGTCAAAGTACAGCACACGAGtagaaaatatgatagtgatggaggaggtaagggagggggggagtaagtaGTATTGGGGAGTATGGGTATGTAAACAAGTGTAGAAAAATGCTAGTGTGCAAGGGAAATAAATACCAACCTGACGTACGAAAAGAATATTCATAGATTAtggcaatatagttattattatacgtTAATTGCAACATCATATCAACCACTATGCGAAATCACAGAGATGATACTGCTTTCAATAtgtgaaattaaagaaaaggtgaCTAGTCTGTCACGGAACAGACAAAGCTTGCAGAGCAACGCATGATGCAAGCAGATCGGGTTAGCTTCTACTGGGACAACTTATCGGCCGATAAGACAACCCACGTGGTTGTAAATTACATAATACCTAAAATTCCCGGAGGAAAAGCGGTCAGTACCCCACCATAATTTCAGGTTGAAGAGGATACTACCGGGACGAGCTCATACGTTGCAAAAATATTACGCAAATTGGGCATCCCATCCTGTTGGGAAATGCCACCGCTAAGCACACGTAGAGTCGTAAACACGGGCGCTACACTGGCGCCGGATCGCAGCTGGGCGGTAAGAGTGCGTCTGAGCACGTGTAAGGATAACATTCGACTTAATACTAATTACATGTCCAGTACCCAGCGTGGGTTCGTCAccatgtaataataatgagttcGCGATTAAGATTatcaatgaaagaaatgaaaatcagtCAGCATCTTAACGACTGTCATAATCGTTAGGATGACCGAGGAAATGTCACGCGAattgatgaattatgataacgaaaatcacgaacaatatgaaatcgtagtagttgatataataaaaataatctctaaCACTGAGATATAAATATGAGAAACAATAATGAATTGAATAAATATTTCTAGTCGTGGGCGGAGTCAGATGGCAAAGTTTGCATTGCTATTGCTTTGCCTctgcctcctttttttcttcttatcttctactATTTTGTTTAACTCCCTATTTTCGTCGTGTGCCATTGCCAGTCGATTTGTATATTATGCCTTGATACATTAATTGCAACTGAATGCTGCAAATTGAACTACAAAGTCTATCTGCATAATTcatcacatcatatatataattcgtcAACCTAACCCTcgtcatattattttcatattcaagcTCATACTTATGTCTGGTACAACTGcagatttctttccttttctttccacttaTACTTGTTTCGAATTACGAGAGATGTGCTGCGTTGCTCAGGGATGATAGTCAGTGCTTCAGAGAAGGAAGATCGAGGTGAATCTTTAATGTCGTGGATGAACACCCTTTCGCTGCATATGCGGTGGTTTATGTGACTTCATCTCTACTCCTGTCAACACTATTACATCtgcatttcctcccttctcttccttccctctgcccaccTGTTTTCACTTCCAAACTCTCCCTTCCTAATCGAAGCTCCCTTACCTGCCGATTTCAACCTGTCGCTCCCCATcgcactcctctccctctccacccactccgtCCTACCTTCTTCgcgtccttcctctccctccttccttccctctttctaccaTTTCCAGGCCACCCATCCTCCCTGCTGGTATAGTGCTTGACCTCGCCGATCTTCCGTCGTCACTCCAG of Penaeus chinensis breed Huanghai No. 1 chromosome 37, ASM1920278v2, whole genome shotgun sequence contains these proteins:
- the LOC125045698 gene encoding lysozyme-like, with amino-acid sequence MMRHLLFLVLAAALSSNIAYELTDECLACMCFVSSNGCKMPEPVCQNNGWGEVCGPWAITLYYWMDGGYLNGDFYTCVEDWDCNEASVRGYLARYVTSPYADCQYYARTHAGGPSGPSMDFTLDYWFQVKACLDYSLFTPPSA